A window of Mucilaginibacter paludis DSM 18603 contains these coding sequences:
- a CDS encoding glycerophosphodiester phosphodiesterase family protein translates to MMLKITALVKYALLLLALPFLLIAGPCRSQNNRTDSLVDVLMNHPDRIMVTAHRGAHEHYPENSLKALKEAIRLGVDIVETDVRQTKDHVLVMMHDAKVDRTTNGKGELANYTYKQLLRLRLTQDGKPTEERVPTLLQFLKAAKDKILVDLDYKLDDHDALKRTYQAIEQTNTQRQILFFLYGYKDMAWVNNLNPQIKIMPRAYSQDDVEQILALKIAKLIHIDESFYSDGLMKTIRDQHVRVWTNALGKYDDMEETSNTGFKALLTNERYANVIQTNLPEAWLKYLKKEGLH, encoded by the coding sequence ATGATGCTTAAAATAACAGCACTTGTAAAATATGCCCTTTTACTATTGGCATTGCCATTCCTGCTTATTGCCGGGCCATGCCGCTCTCAAAACAACCGTACGGATTCATTGGTTGATGTGCTTATGAATCACCCTGACCGGATTATGGTAACCGCACATCGTGGTGCACACGAGCATTACCCGGAAAACTCTTTGAAGGCACTCAAAGAGGCCATCAGGCTGGGGGTGGATATTGTTGAAACCGATGTAAGGCAAACTAAAGACCACGTGTTAGTCATGATGCACGATGCCAAGGTTGACCGGACCACTAATGGAAAAGGCGAACTTGCCAATTACACCTATAAGCAATTGCTCAGGTTACGTCTTACCCAGGATGGCAAGCCAACTGAAGAAAGGGTACCTACACTTTTGCAGTTTCTAAAAGCTGCCAAAGATAAAATACTCGTTGATCTTGATTATAAATTGGACGATCACGATGCCTTAAAAAGAACTTACCAGGCAATAGAGCAAACCAATACCCAAAGGCAAATATTGTTTTTTTTGTATGGATATAAAGACATGGCTTGGGTAAATAATTTAAACCCTCAAATTAAGATAATGCCCCGAGCTTACAGCCAGGACGATGTTGAACAGATACTGGCCTTAAAGATTGCCAAACTCATCCATATCGACGAATCATTTTATAGCGATGGCTTAATGAAAACCATCAGAGACCAGCACGTAAGGGTATGGACCAATGCACTGGGCAAATACGACGACATGGAAGAAACCTCCAATACAGGCTTTAAGGCTTTACTCACCAATGAAAGGTATGCAAACGTGATACAAACCAACTTACCCGAAGCATGGCTTAAGTATTTAAAAAAGGAAGGCTTGCACTAA
- a CDS encoding FecR family protein, whose amino-acid sequence MDQEIIELLKKYISNNCSPNELKKVSQLMKSGNFQDEWELVLREEAAADMADDASTHDPAFDAEGVFKKINKTIKPARQIKMQPWLIGVAATLLITLSIGYLFLNNQATSFNHPAVLQLTTLAGQQKQITLADGTQIILNCRSTLTCTAQFDGNKREVYLDGEAFFNVKHDDKKPFIVHTGRLNVQVLGTSFNVQSYRADNRAVVSVASGKVGVNGAKPTSTYMLLPGDRLSYNRKNEFKKDNISIDEIMGWQKGILSFHLETIHDIVPVLERYYGITIHIDHEQKPEKQVTANFNRKTLPQVLEILSQTAGFNYVIHKNEVHIN is encoded by the coding sequence ATGGATCAGGAAATAATTGAGTTATTAAAAAAATACATCAGCAACAATTGCAGCCCAAATGAGCTTAAAAAGGTAAGCCAGCTGATGAAATCGGGCAACTTTCAGGATGAGTGGGAACTGGTGCTCCGGGAAGAAGCCGCAGCCGACATGGCCGACGACGCGAGTACCCATGACCCGGCTTTTGATGCGGAAGGCGTATTTAAAAAAATAAACAAAACTATAAAACCGGCGCGGCAGATAAAAATGCAACCCTGGCTGATTGGCGTTGCCGCCACTTTGCTGATCACACTTTCCATTGGCTACCTGTTTTTAAATAACCAGGCTACATCTTTCAATCATCCGGCGGTTCTGCAATTGACTACTCTGGCCGGGCAACAGAAGCAAATTACACTTGCCGATGGCACCCAGATTATTTTGAATTGCAGAAGCACCCTTACCTGTACAGCACAATTTGACGGTAACAAACGTGAAGTATACCTGGATGGGGAAGCCTTTTTTAATGTTAAGCACGACGATAAAAAGCCATTTATAGTGCATACCGGGCGCTTAAACGTACAGGTTTTAGGCACCTCGTTCAACGTACAATCATACCGGGCAGATAACAGGGCCGTTGTTAGCGTGGCCAGCGGAAAAGTTGGTGTTAACGGTGCCAAACCAACCAGCACTTATATGCTGCTACCCGGCGACCGGCTCTCTTACAATCGCAAAAACGAATTTAAAAAAGATAACATCAGCATTGACGAGATCATGGGATGGCAAAAGGGAATCCTGAGCTTCCACCTAGAAACCATTCATGACATTGTACCGGTACTTGAGCGGTATTACGGCATTACTATTCACATTGACCACGAGCAAAAGCCCGAAAAACAGGTTACCGCCAACTTTAATCGCAAAACATTGCCGCAGGTTTTGGAGATCTTATCCCAAACAGCAGGCTTTAACTACGTCATCCATAAAAATGAAGTACATATCAATTAA
- a CDS encoding SusC/RagA family TonB-linked outer membrane protein — protein sequence MKKILSHQFLMLVFLVCAVWQHTLAQSTERVVSFNTSSETLEQFITQVKSQAGFEFTFDKEVNSMMSKKIAIRKKKVTVNDALKWLTTDLAIKYKIIDNYVILSLSNKDKSASSGTGHITGQVVDETREPLPGATVKVIEGGRSAVSGNDGKFSIPVQPGTYSIEISFISFEKETIKNIVVTEGNYTGNTVILKAQHNSLNEVVVTALGIKKRERSLGYASAQLTSAEVSDVPQPNVLNALTGRIAGVNVRSSAADPGSSVMVTIRGQSSLTKDNQPLYVIDGVPVAPALQNPTAGIDGKQNIDYGSPISDLSPDDIASITVLKGASAAALYGSRAGSGVILITTKSGAEKKGLGISFNSTTVFDKAYLFPHLQNEYGSGDSPVSTSTISTSAWGQRLNTGIKLVQWNSPLDANGKAIPTDWVSYPNRVKDFFNTGHTLTNNIAVAKSSEAGDFRLSFSNMQNKGIVPNTDMKRNTLNFAGNYNIKPSIRLSTNIAYTNNQSDNRPSANSESVTYEVYKLTPNININDLRNYWVPGKEGVKQYNPLSSDDNPFLIANEETNGYNRNRLTGHVQLAVDLLTNLTLTARTGLDYYSTDVNQKRPFSAKRNPTGAYLTENDYFKEQNSDFLLTYKSKINNQFAYSVSAGGNQMDQKTRSVQNYTGTLTLPGIYNLANAAAGSMIYSEGAGHKRINSIYGLGEISYKQSIFLNLTARNDWSSTLPPENSSYFYPSASLSVIASDLLGIKWDKLSYLKLRGNISQVGSDTDPYQLYNVIPFDTDWGSVKRASLSYDQKNSKLKPEIATSYETGADVSFFQDRLGLSFTWYKTNNKNQIIQVPTTIASGASTKLINAGNIQNSGIELTLNAVPVKGKFTWKTEFNFTRNRNKVISLTPGITNYLLGSTDGSNVNYLISEGTQMGDFYTTSWKKVPSGPNAGQPLLTSGGLMQQSTTLEKIGNYNPDFMLGINNSFSYAGFTLNALLDWRKGGQYYSYAVKTLIDDGYLDTTIPGRDAEHGGLSWTDANGVKRTDGMIMPGVIANGDGTYRQNNVIIAAADYYDNKYWKYYQNDTFSATYIKLKEVSLTYNFNKNIMRHLPFMSNLAISAIGYNLFIWTAANNGFDPESTISISTLRYQGVAQYALPGIRSYGFKLSCNF from the coding sequence ATGAAAAAGATTTTAAGCCATCAATTTTTGATGCTTGTTTTTCTGGTATGCGCCGTGTGGCAGCATACTTTGGCTCAAAGTACGGAGCGAGTAGTCTCGTTCAATACCAGTTCCGAAACGCTGGAACAGTTCATCACCCAGGTAAAATCACAAGCCGGGTTTGAATTTACGTTCGACAAGGAAGTTAACTCGATGATGTCAAAAAAAATTGCCATCCGCAAAAAGAAAGTTACCGTTAATGATGCGCTGAAATGGCTAACCACCGATTTAGCCATTAAGTATAAGATTATTGATAACTATGTGATACTAAGCCTGTCGAATAAAGACAAATCCGCGTCGTCTGGCACGGGCCATATTACAGGCCAGGTGGTAGATGAAACGCGGGAACCACTGCCCGGAGCAACCGTAAAGGTAATTGAAGGCGGACGGTCTGCTGTATCGGGCAATGATGGAAAGTTCAGTATCCCTGTTCAGCCAGGCACTTACTCAATCGAAATTAGCTTTATATCTTTTGAAAAAGAAACCATCAAAAACATTGTAGTAACCGAAGGTAACTATACCGGTAATACCGTTATTTTAAAGGCACAACACAACTCGTTGAACGAGGTGGTGGTAACCGCCCTGGGTATCAAAAAACGGGAAAGGTCGCTGGGCTATGCCAGTGCCCAGTTAACGTCTGCCGAGGTGAGCGATGTACCCCAGCCCAATGTGCTTAACGCTCTTACCGGCCGTATTGCAGGTGTAAATGTGAGAAGTTCGGCAGCAGATCCGGGTAGCAGCGTGATGGTCACCATTAGGGGCCAATCCTCTTTAACCAAAGACAATCAGCCCCTGTATGTTATAGATGGCGTACCCGTGGCACCGGCACTGCAAAATCCAACTGCCGGGATAGATGGTAAGCAAAACATAGATTACGGAAGCCCGATAAGCGATTTAAGTCCGGATGATATTGCCAGCATTACCGTGTTAAAGGGTGCCAGTGCAGCCGCCTTATACGGCAGCCGTGCCGGCTCGGGTGTTATATTGATCACCACCAAATCAGGCGCAGAGAAAAAGGGACTTGGTATAAGCTTCAATTCAACCACGGTATTTGATAAGGCCTACCTTTTTCCTCATTTACAAAATGAATATGGCTCCGGAGATTCGCCCGTATCTACCAGTACCATTAGCACCAGCGCCTGGGGGCAGCGTTTAAACACAGGCATCAAACTGGTACAATGGAATAGCCCGTTAGATGCTAATGGTAAAGCTATACCAACCGACTGGGTATCATACCCTAACCGTGTGAAAGATTTTTTTAATACCGGCCATACTTTGACAAACAATATTGCGGTTGCCAAATCAAGTGAGGCGGGCGATTTCAGGCTATCTTTCTCAAACATGCAAAATAAAGGTATTGTGCCCAATACCGACATGAAACGTAACACGCTGAACTTTGCTGGTAACTACAACATTAAACCATCCATCAGGTTAAGTACAAACATAGCGTATACTAACAACCAGAGCGATAACCGCCCGTCGGCTAACAGCGAAAGCGTAACTTACGAGGTTTACAAGCTTACTCCCAATATCAACATCAACGATCTGCGTAATTATTGGGTACCCGGCAAAGAAGGTGTTAAACAATACAACCCCTTATCAAGCGATGACAACCCTTTTTTAATCGCTAATGAAGAAACCAATGGTTATAACCGCAACCGGTTAACCGGGCATGTTCAATTGGCTGTAGATCTGTTAACTAACCTTACCCTTACCGCACGTACCGGGTTGGATTATTATTCAACAGATGTTAACCAAAAGCGCCCGTTTAGCGCCAAGCGTAACCCTACCGGTGCTTACCTCACCGAGAATGATTATTTTAAAGAGCAGAACAGTGACTTTTTGCTGACCTATAAATCGAAAATCAACAACCAGTTTGCTTACTCCGTTTCGGCAGGTGGCAACCAGATGGATCAAAAAACACGATCGGTTCAAAATTACACCGGTACGTTAACTTTGCCAGGTATCTACAACCTTGCGAACGCGGCAGCGGGTTCCATGATCTATTCCGAAGGCGCCGGGCACAAACGCATTAACAGCATTTACGGCCTCGGCGAGATCAGCTACAAACAATCGATATTTTTAAATCTGACCGCGCGCAACGACTGGAGCAGCACGCTGCCTCCAGAAAACAGTTCATATTTCTACCCTTCGGCATCGTTAAGCGTGATCGCCTCCGATCTGCTTGGTATTAAATGGGATAAGCTATCTTACTTAAAACTTCGCGGAAACATCTCGCAGGTGGGCTCTGACACCGACCCCTACCAACTATACAATGTTATTCCCTTTGATACCGATTGGGGGAGTGTAAAGCGGGCATCCTTAAGTTATGATCAAAAGAACAGCAAGTTAAAGCCAGAAATCGCCACATCATACGAAACCGGAGCCGACGTCAGCTTTTTTCAGGACAGGTTGGGCTTAAGTTTTACCTGGTATAAAACCAACAACAAAAACCAGATTATCCAGGTGCCTACCACTATTGCATCAGGAGCCAGCACCAAACTGATCAACGCCGGAAATATCCAGAACTCGGGTATTGAATTAACGCTTAACGCGGTACCTGTTAAAGGAAAATTCACCTGGAAAACCGAATTTAATTTCACCCGCAACCGCAACAAAGTTATTTCGCTAACACCGGGTATAACCAATTATTTATTGGGCAGTACCGATGGCAGCAATGTGAATTACCTGATAAGCGAAGGAACACAAATGGGTGACTTTTATACCACAAGCTGGAAAAAAGTACCCAGCGGCCCTAATGCCGGCCAGCCTTTGTTAACCAGCGGCGGGCTGATGCAGCAATCAACCACGTTAGAGAAAATAGGCAATTACAACCCCGATTTTATGTTGGGCATTAATAACAGCTTTAGCTATGCCGGCTTTACGCTGAATGCACTGTTAGACTGGCGCAAAGGTGGGCAATATTATTCGTACGCGGTAAAAACCTTGATTGACGACGGTTACCTGGATACTACAATACCCGGACGCGACGCCGAGCACGGTGGTTTAAGCTGGACAGATGCCAACGGCGTAAAAAGGACCGACGGTATGATTATGCCCGGAGTTATTGCCAATGGCGATGGCACTTACAGGCAAAATAACGTGATTATAGCCGCGGCCGATTATTACGATAACAAGTACTGGAAATACTACCAGAACGATACCTTTAGCGCCACCTATATCAAACTGAAAGAGGTGTCGCTAACCTACAACTTCAATAAAAATATAATGCGCCACCTTCCCTTTATGAGTAACCTGGCCATTTCTGCCATCGGTTACAATTTATTTATCTGGACAGCAGCCAATAATGGCTTTGACCCGGAAAGCACCATCAGCATATCAACTTTAAGGTACCAGGGTGTAGCGCAATATGCCTTGCCGGGCATCAGATCGTACGGCTTTAAATTAAGTTGTAACTTTTAA
- a CDS encoding glycerophosphodiester phosphodiesterase family protein, producing the protein MKNMILLIPAISLWQLFAAPELKIKTITSDLSRQQIASAYQLNPADGADNYTANPIPAPRHRFTVIAHRGDHVLFPENTLAAYEQAIKHGADYVEIDLRTTKDGELVSLHDARIDRMTNDTGMVKNKMLADIEKLSIKTKDKTLNLHIPTFKQILALCKNKIYIYIDFKEADPAVVYPLLKQYGMEKQVLVYINKPEQFTQWRAVAPQMPLMLSLPDDVKDSVTLMRFMDQYHPDVLDGDFKQYNNELVAWAKKHHLPAWPDGQSGAEGPEVWDMAVARGLTGLQTDHPEAFINYLTQKGLR; encoded by the coding sequence ATGAAAAACATGATCCTGCTAATTCCGGCAATTAGCTTATGGCAATTATTTGCCGCACCCGAACTAAAAATAAAAACTATAACCAGTGATTTATCCAGGCAGCAAATTGCTTCTGCCTATCAACTAAACCCAGCTGACGGCGCAGATAATTATACCGCCAACCCTATACCCGCACCAAGGCACCGGTTTACAGTGATAGCTCACCGCGGCGATCATGTGTTATTTCCGGAAAATACTTTGGCTGCATACGAGCAGGCCATTAAACATGGAGCCGATTATGTTGAAATAGATTTGCGAACCACAAAGGATGGCGAGCTGGTAAGTTTGCATGATGCCCGCATTGACAGGATGACGAATGATACCGGAATGGTTAAGAACAAAATGCTTGCCGATATTGAAAAACTTAGCATCAAAACAAAAGATAAAACACTAAACCTGCATATCCCCACATTTAAACAGATACTGGCACTATGTAAAAACAAAATATACATCTACATTGATTTTAAAGAAGCAGACCCGGCTGTAGTTTATCCCTTGTTAAAACAATACGGAATGGAAAAACAGGTATTGGTTTATATTAACAAGCCCGAGCAATTTACACAGTGGAGAGCTGTTGCACCTCAAATGCCATTAATGTTAAGCCTGCCCGACGACGTGAAAGACAGCGTTACCCTAATGCGGTTTATGGATCAATACCACCCCGATGTATTGGACGGCGATTTTAAACAATATAATAACGAACTGGTAGCCTGGGCTAAAAAGCATCACTTACCGGCATGGCCCGATGGCCAAAGCGGGGCTGAAGGTCCGGAAGTTTGGGATATGGCCGTAGCCAGGGGTTTAACAGGTTTACAAACCGATCATCCGGAAGCTTTTATCAACTACTTAACCCAAAAAGGTTTAAGATAA
- a CDS encoding purple acid phosphatase family protein gives MKKIARRSFLGRTVKIGAMLPLIGSPAKLLANDTQNDLPNDIPDRVILTITPDPATSVTINWRTANTSEPTIVEYAIADAHPEFVSNVIRVNANAKPFSFEKISAINNRATINNLQPDTLYAYRIGKQNNWTEWFQFRTAQSNVARPKLSFIYLGDAQVGIKPLWSRVIRKAYSAMPNAQLVVHAGDLVNRANEDNEWADWFAAGGYIHASTPALMTPGNHEYTHEDGKPHLSVYWNEQFALPMNGPDDTLLKGSCYYADIQGVRMISLNTQMIEEAITDDCISRQVDWLHQVLTQNSQRWTCIVMHHPIYSTKKGRDNKKAREHLKPIFDQYGVDIVLQGHDHAYARGMTKVPLTQGVAGAHSGTVYVVSVSGSKMYETEPMEWADIIGSHLQVYQTIDIDDNLLSFKAYLATGELFDAFDLVKEKGKPNKLINKK, from the coding sequence ATGAAAAAAATAGCGAGAAGGAGCTTTTTAGGGCGTACGGTAAAGATAGGCGCCATGTTGCCTCTTATCGGCTCACCTGCAAAACTACTGGCAAACGATACGCAGAACGACTTGCCGAACGATATCCCCGATAGGGTAATATTGACAATTACGCCCGACCCGGCTACAAGCGTTACCATTAACTGGCGAACTGCAAACACATCCGAACCAACCATTGTTGAATATGCCATTGCCGATGCCCACCCCGAATTTGTTTCGAACGTGATCCGGGTAAACGCTAACGCAAAGCCTTTCAGTTTTGAAAAAATCAGCGCAATTAACAACAGGGCAACCATCAATAACCTTCAACCCGATACTTTATATGCTTACCGGATAGGTAAGCAGAATAATTGGACCGAATGGTTCCAGTTCCGTACAGCTCAAAGCAATGTGGCCCGGCCTAAACTTTCGTTTATTTATCTGGGTGATGCCCAAGTCGGTATTAAGCCTTTGTGGAGCAGGGTGATCAGGAAAGCATACTCTGCCATGCCAAACGCGCAACTGGTAGTTCATGCCGGTGACCTGGTTAACCGGGCGAATGAGGATAATGAATGGGCAGACTGGTTTGCCGCAGGCGGCTACATACACGCCAGCACCCCGGCTTTGATGACGCCCGGCAACCATGAGTACACCCACGAAGATGGGAAACCGCATTTATCCGTATATTGGAATGAACAATTTGCGCTCCCGATGAACGGCCCCGACGATACGCTATTGAAAGGAAGCTGTTACTATGCCGATATCCAGGGAGTAAGAATGATATCCTTAAATACCCAAATGATTGAGGAAGCTATTACAGACGATTGTATCAGCAGGCAGGTTGACTGGTTACACCAGGTATTAACGCAAAACAGCCAACGATGGACTTGCATTGTGATGCATCATCCTATTTACTCCACCAAAAAGGGCCGGGACAATAAAAAGGCGAGAGAGCATTTGAAACCAATTTTCGATCAATATGGCGTAGATATCGTATTACAAGGCCACGATCACGCTTATGCGCGGGGCATGACTAAGGTTCCGCTAACTCAAGGCGTAGCCGGGGCGCACTCTGGTACGGTATACGTGGTTTCGGTAAGTGGTTCAAAAATGTACGAAACCGAGCCAATGGAATGGGCTGATATTATTGGAAGTCATTTACAGGTTTACCAGACCATAGATATTGACGATAACTTATTATCTTTCAAAGCTTATCTGGCCACCGGGGAGTTGTTTGACGCCTTCGACCTGGTGAAAGAAAAGGGTAAACCCAACAAACTCATAAACAAAAAATAA
- a CDS encoding purple acid phosphatase family protein, with protein sequence MKRRDFVISTALTALGTSLINPFESLAGTRETHLESEDVSPKAIFANDFPLNFVAIGDWGRNGEYHQNEVAKQMGAWAATHPNKFIISVGDNFYPKGVVSENDPLWHYSFENVYTAHSLQDDWYPVLGNHDYGTDPDAQVRYSKVSRRWNMPALYYSKEVNIDKAGGKVLFVFIDTQPIVYDLKEREPEKQLAWIDQTLANASPDVKWKIVIGHHPAYTVGPRITNYDTLAIRKALAGLFEKHKVDVYLSGHDHSLQHLKPEGYTHQFISGAGSELTEVTTGIPYSRFQASEHGFMYFSINTTQLKVNAVNDSGKVLYETIINK encoded by the coding sequence ATGAAAAGAAGAGATTTTGTGATCAGCACAGCGTTAACTGCGCTCGGCACATCGTTAATCAATCCGTTTGAAAGCCTGGCCGGTACCCGGGAAACACATCTGGAGAGCGAAGATGTTTCGCCCAAGGCTATTTTTGCCAATGACTTTCCGCTCAACTTTGTTGCCATTGGCGATTGGGGCCGTAACGGCGAGTATCACCAGAACGAGGTAGCCAAACAAATGGGGGCCTGGGCCGCAACACACCCTAACAAGTTTATCATTTCTGTCGGTGATAATTTTTACCCCAAAGGTGTTGTAAGCGAAAACGACCCGCTATGGCACTACTCCTTTGAGAACGTTTATACCGCCCACTCTTTACAGGACGACTGGTACCCTGTGCTGGGCAACCATGATTACGGTACAGACCCGGATGCCCAGGTACGTTACAGCAAAGTAAGCCGCCGGTGGAACATGCCAGCCCTTTACTACTCCAAAGAGGTAAATATCGACAAAGCAGGCGGAAAAGTACTGTTTGTATTTATTGACACCCAACCTATTGTTTACGACCTGAAAGAAAGAGAACCTGAAAAACAATTAGCCTGGATTGATCAGACTTTGGCAAATGCTTCACCTGATGTAAAGTGGAAGATAGTAATCGGCCACCACCCGGCTTATACTGTAGGCCCCCGTATCACAAATTATGATACCCTGGCCATCAGGAAAGCCCTGGCAGGTTTGTTTGAAAAACACAAAGTTGATGTTTACCTGTCGGGCCACGACCATTCCCTTCAACATCTAAAACCAGAAGGTTACACCCACCAGTTCATCTCGGGAGCAGGGTCGGAACTAACAGAAGTAACTACCGGGATTCCTTACAGCCGTTTCCAGGCTTCTGAACATGGGTTTATGTATTTCTCCATAAACACAACGCAATTGAAGGTTAATGCCGTAAACGACAGCGGAAAAGTATTGTACGAAACGATAATTAATAAATAG
- a CDS encoding SusD/RagB family nutrient-binding outer membrane lipoprotein, protein MKAFSILYLAVVATVMSSCTKDFQKINTNNNSPSTTRPEYHFTEAITQTAYAYQENAFDRRPAALGRYITLVRNNDYEDFRWTAVDWNDIYTRAMIIKTMQQEAVTTSQPVYVATGNILMAFNICYLTDLYGDAPYSQALQSVSTGNIKPAYDKQQDIYMSLLQLLKDANLQLKTSGTGIDANADALYAGKALQWRKLANSLRLRMLMRCSKVYANAFSDMQEIINNSDLYPIFTSNTDNAEVIYQGVKKDDSWPGGAKNMIDADFAKTKASKELVDVLLQRNDPRLAVWVAPVATTTGSTVDHNQYVGVPHALTNPADYNGGETHQSVFSSFFRQDKATGLKASFMIYSEVCFILAEAVQTGKVSVPAKTAESLYHDGIEASMDYYGVKAQAVSQAYYDSPLVKYDGTQKQLIIQKWLAMLFRGSEGWFDFRRTGFPQFVVGPAAFQPVFPVRYGWPTSEPNVNYDSYKAAIAVFGPDDINTKMWYLK, encoded by the coding sequence ATGAAAGCTTTCTCTATCTTATATTTAGCAGTAGTTGCAACGGTGATGAGCTCCTGCACCAAGGATTTTCAAAAAATCAACACCAACAACAACAGCCCCTCAACAACCAGGCCCGAATATCATTTCACCGAAGCAATTACGCAAACCGCGTATGCTTACCAGGAAAATGCCTTCGACCGCCGCCCAGCCGCACTGGGCAGGTATATCACCTTGGTAAGAAACAACGATTACGAAGATTTTAGGTGGACGGCGGTAGACTGGAACGATATTTATACCCGCGCCATGATTATTAAAACCATGCAGCAGGAAGCCGTTACTACATCACAGCCCGTGTATGTAGCCACAGGCAATATCCTGATGGCTTTTAACATCTGTTATCTTACCGACTTATATGGCGATGCCCCTTATTCGCAAGCTTTGCAATCTGTATCTACGGGTAACATTAAACCCGCTTACGATAAGCAGCAGGATATTTACATGAGCTTACTGCAATTGTTAAAAGATGCTAACTTGCAGTTAAAAACAAGCGGCACCGGTATTGATGCAAACGCCGATGCCCTTTACGCAGGTAAAGCGTTGCAATGGCGCAAGCTGGCAAACTCGCTCCGTTTGCGTATGCTGATGCGATGCTCCAAGGTATATGCCAACGCTTTTTCGGATATGCAGGAGATTATTAACAACAGCGACCTGTATCCCATTTTTACCAGCAATACTGATAATGCCGAGGTGATATACCAGGGCGTTAAGAAAGATGACAGCTGGCCCGGCGGCGCCAAAAATATGATTGATGCTGATTTTGCCAAAACCAAAGCAAGCAAAGAACTGGTTGACGTGCTGTTACAACGTAACGACCCACGGTTGGCAGTTTGGGTAGCACCGGTAGCTACAACCACCGGCTCTACGGTTGATCACAATCAATATGTGGGCGTGCCACATGCCCTAACCAATCCGGCAGATTATAACGGCGGCGAAACACATCAGTCGGTATTCTCGTCGTTCTTCAGGCAAGATAAAGCCACCGGGTTAAAAGCCAGCTTTATGATTTACTCCGAAGTGTGCTTTATACTGGCCGAGGCCGTACAAACCGGTAAAGTTTCCGTACCCGCTAAAACTGCCGAATCACTTTACCACGATGGTATCGAAGCTTCTATGGATTATTATGGTGTTAAGGCCCAAGCCGTAAGCCAGGCTTATTACGATTCGCCTTTGGTAAAATACGATGGTACTCAAAAACAATTGATCATTCAGAAATGGCTGGCAATGTTATTCCGCGGATCAGAGGGCTGGTTTGATTTCCGCCGTACCGGCTTTCCTCAATTTGTGGTTGGCCCGGCGGCTTTTCAACCAGTATTCCCTGTGAGGTATGGCTGGCCAACAAGCGAGCCCAATGTAAACTACGATAGCTATAAAGCCGCGATAGCCGTATTCGGACCGGATGACATCAACACCAAAATGTGGTACCTTAAATAA